A window from Nomascus leucogenys isolate Asia chromosome 24, Asia_NLE_v1, whole genome shotgun sequence encodes these proteins:
- the ENO1 gene encoding alpha-enolase gives MSILKIHAREIFDSRGNPTVEVDLFTSKGLFRAAVPSGASTGIYEALELRDNDKTRYMGKGVSKAVEHINKTIAPALVSKKLNVTEQEKIDKLMIEMDGTENKSKFGANAILGVSLAVCKAGAVEKGVPLYRHIADLAGNSEVILPVPAFNVINGGSHAGNKLAMQEFMILPVGAANFREAMRIGAEVYHNLKNVIKEKYGKDATNVGDEGGFAPNILENKEGLELLKTAIGKAGYTDKVVIGMDVAASEFFRSGKYDLDFKSPDDPSRYISPDQLADLYKSFIKDYPVVSIEDPFDQDDWGAWQKFTASAGIQVVGDDLTVTNPKRIAKAVNEKSCNCLLLKVNQIGSVTESLQACKLAQANGWGVMVSHRSGETEDTFIADLVVGLCTGQIKTGAPCRSERLAKYNQLLRIEEELGSQAKFAGRNFRNPLAK, from the exons ATGTCTATTCTCAAGATCCATGCCAGGGAGATCTTTGACTCTCGTGGGAATCCCACTGTTGAGGTTGATCTCTTCACCTCAAAAG GTCTCTTCAGAGCTGCTGTGCCCAGTGGTGCTTCAACTGGTATCTATGAGGCGCTAGAGCTCCGGGACAATGATAAGACTCGCTATATGGGGAAGG GTGTCTCAAAGGCTGTTGAGCACATCAATAAAACTATTGCGCCTGCCCTGGTTAGCAAG AAACTGAACGTCACAGAACAAGAGAAGATTGACAAACTGATGATCGAGATGGatggaacagaaaataaat CTAAGTTTGGTGCGAATGCCATTCTGGGGGTGTCCCTTGCCGTCTGCAAAGCTGGTGCCGTTGAGAAGGGGGTCCCCCTGTACCGCCACATCGCTGACTTGGCCGGCAACTCTGAAGTCATCCTGCCAGTCCCG GCGTTCAATGTCATCAATGGCGGTTCTCACGCTGGCAACAAGCTGGCCATGCAGGAGTTCATGATCCTCCCAGTCGGTGCAGCCAACTTCAGGGAAGCCATGCGCATTGGAGCAGAGGTTTACCACAACCTGAAGAATGTCATCAAGGAGAAATATGGGAAAGATGCCACCAATGTGGGGGATGAAGGCGGGTTTGCTCCCAACATCCTAGAGAATAAAGAAG GCCTGGAGCTGCTGAAGACTGCTATTGGGAAAGCTGGCTACACTGATAAGGTGGTCATCGGCATGGACGTAGCGGCCTCCGAGTTCTTCAGGTCTGGGAAGTATGACCTGGACTTCAAGTCTCCCGATGACCCCAGCAGGTACATCTCGCCTGACCAGCTGGCTGACCTGTACAAGTCCTTCATCAAGGACTACCCAG tGGTGTCTATTGAAGATCCCTTTGACCAGGATGACTGGGGAGCTTGGCAGAAGTTCACGGCCAGTGCAGGAATCCAGGTAGTTGGGGATGATCTCACAGTGACCAACCCAAAGAGGATTGCCAAGGCGGTGAACGAGAAGTCCTGCAACTGCCTCCTGCTCAAAGTCAACCAGATTGGCTCCGTGACCGAGTCTCTTCAGGC GTGCAAGCTGGCCCAGGCCAATGGTTGGGGCGTTATGGTGTCTCATCGTTCAGGGGAGACTGAAGATACCTTCATCGCCGACCTGGTTGTGGGGCTGTGCACTGGGCAG ATCAAGACTGGTGCCCCTTGCCGATCTGAGCGCTTGGCCAAGTACAACCAGCTCCTCAG AATTGAAGAGGAGCTGGGCAGCCAGGCTAAGTTTGCCGGCAGGAACTTCAGAAACCCCCTGGCCAAGTAA